The Lujinxingia litoralis region ATCACATCCGCGGTGGCCCGGGCCAGTCGCTTGAGCAGGGTGGTCGGGTCGAGTTCGGTGTTGGCCATCGCCCGGTAGAAGCGAATCTTGGCGTCGGCTTCGGTGCGCTCGCCAAGCTCCTCGGAGCGGTCATCAAGACCTTCGGAGGCTTTCTCCAGAATAGGATGCGAGGGGTGGTCGGCCATACAAACTCCACAAGACAGGTGGCGTGCGACCGGCTCAGTGTAGCAGAGCGCTCCGGGAGCGAAAGGCCACGATCGTGGAGGCCGGAGTGATGAGGGCGTTTTGGGGTTGCCGCATCGAATGCCACGCTCTAATAATTGGGCCCACGATCCCCTCGGAGGGAATGATTCCTCCCCGGGGGAACGATGATTGTGGGGCAGCACTGAGTCGACGCTGCTCCTTTTTTTTGAAAGACGACTCGAAGCTCGGAGGTGCACGTGAGTTCGCAAAGTACCAAGACCGGTTCAGGCCGACGCGCGCCCACGTCCGTCTCGGACACCGCTTCGGGGTCGGGACCGATCCAGATCGAGATCCGTGGCCAGAAGTTGACCATTCGAAGTGATCGCGAGGCGACCTTCGTACGCAGTCTGGCGCGATATATCGACCATAAAGCTGAGGAGCTGCAGGCTGCCGCTCCCAGCGCGCCTTTTGATAAATTGATGATGTTGGCCAGCATGACCGTGGCCGAGGAGCTCTTTGAGGCTCGCGACGAGTTGCATCGCATGCATACGCAGCTCAGTGAGACGACCGAGACACTCCTGGACTTGATCAACCAGGTCGAGGAGGCCTGAAGGCGCGATCGAAGCAAGCTCCCATCCCCAATCGAGTGTCTGAGTGCGACCGAGGCTTTGAGCTCGTCCAGCGGCGCATGTGCGCCTGCCAGCGAGTGCAACGGTGAGCGGAACAGACCCCAGAGGTGACCAAAAGACGCGCTTGCGAAAGGCCCTCCGGGCGCGCCGCGGCGCGCTGGGCGCCGAGGTGCGCGCGCGCGCCTCGGAGGCGGTGTGCCAGCGTCTGGAAGCGGATCCGGTGTTTGCCGGCGCCCGCCGCGTGGCGGGTTATCGGGCGGTGCGTGGGGAGCTTGATGTGGACGCGGCCCTGCGAGCGAAGCTCGCGCAGGGCGGGCGCGTGTTTTTGCCCCGCATCGGCCCCGACGATCGTCTGGAGTTTGTGGACGCCGGCCAGCTCGACGGTCTGATTCCCGGGGCTTTTGGCATTGAGGAGCCGGTGGGGCTGGCCAGCGACCCGTCCGAAATCGACGTTTTTTTAGTGCCGGCGCTGGCCTTTGACCGGCGAGGCCACCGCCTGGGGTCGGGGCGAGGCTACTATGATCGGGCGCTGGCCGATCTTCTGAATACCACACTTATCGGGGTGGGCTACGACTGGCAGTTGCTCGATGACGAGCTGCCGACGGAGGCGCACGACCACCCTGTGGATATCATCGCGACCGACGCGCGCTGGCATGTGTCCGGGCCCCGGTCGTCTTTACATACATCGAAGGAGTGACCCATGGAACTGATGGTCTACCTGATCGTCGGGGGCCTCATTGGCGTGGTGCTCGGCTGGCTACTCGCCGGCAGCAAAGCCCAGGCCCGGCAGCAAGAACTCGTTGACCAGCGCGTGGAAGCGCTCAAGCAGGACACTGTTGAGAGCACGCGTCGCCGCGTCGAACAGGAGGTTCGTGGCGAGCTGCAGGAGCCGGTGCGCGAAGAACTCGTTGAGAAGTACAGCGCCGAGGCGCGGGCTGAGGCCGACCGGCTCGTTCAGCGCCTTAAGCGAGAGGCCGAGGCCGAGGCCGATAAAGTCATCAAAGACGCCGAGATTAAGTCGCGTCAGCTGGTATTGGAGGCTCAGAAGGAGGGGGAGGCGGAGCTTAAAACTCGGCGTCTCGAGCAGCAGAAGATCGAGCAGCGTCTGAGCAATCGGGAGTCGAACCTGGATGCCCGCGCCGAGCGTCTGGACGAGCGCGAGGAGGCGGTTAAGGCTCGCGAGCAGCAGGTGGCCGATGGGGAGGCCGGGCTGGCCGGCAGCCAGGTGGAGCTGGAGCGCCAGCGCGCGGAGGTGGAGGTGCTTCTGGAGAAGGTCGCCGGCTACAGCGCCGAGCAGGCCCGCGCCGAGCTGGTGGCCCGCATGGTCAGCCAGGCCGAGCTGGAGGCGAATCGCAAGATCAAGGCCATCGAGGAGCAGGCCGAAGAGGAGGCCGACAAGCGCGCGCAAAAGATCATCAGCGTGGCCGTGCAGCGCTACGCCGGCGACTTTGTGGCGGAGAAGTGCGTCAACGTGGTCAGCCTGCCTTCCGACGACATGAAGGGACGCATCATCGGGCGCGAGGGGCGCAATATTCGTGCGCTGGAGGCGGCCACCGGCGTTGATATCATCATTGATGATACGCCGGAGGCGGTGATCGTCAGCGGCTTTGACCCGGTACGTCGCGAGATCGCGCGGCGCTCGCTGGAGAAGCTCATCGCCGATGGGCGCATCCATCCCACGCGCATCGAAGAGGTGGTGGGCAAGACCGATCAGGAGGTTGCCCAGAGCATCAAGGAGGCCGGGGAGCGGGCGGCCTTTGAGCTGGGCATTCACGGGCTGCACCCGGAGCTCATCAAGATCGTGGGGCGGCTTAAGTACCGTACGAGCTACGGTCAGAATATGTGGTCGCACTCCATTGAGGTGGGCTACCTCTGTGGTCTGATGGCCTCGGAGCTGGGGGTGAACGTGAAGATGGCCCGTCGGGCTGGCCTGCTGCACGATATCGGCAAGGCGCTGACCCATGAGCAGGAGGGGAGCCACGCGCTGATCGGTGCCGACCTCTGCCGCAAGTACGGGGAGCATGAGGTGGTGCGCAACGCCGTGGCCGCGCACCACAACGACGAGCCGCAGAACTCGGTGATCGCGCACCTGGTCATCGCCGCCGACGCGTTGAGTGGTGCCCGGCCCGGGGCGCGCCGCGAGATTCTGGAGACCTACGTCAAGCGCCTGGAAGATCTTGAGCGCATCTCCATGGGCTTTAAGGGCGTGGAGAAGACCTACGCGATTCAGGCCGGTCGGGAGATCCGGGTGATGGTGGAGCACAGTGCGGTCGACGACCAGGCGGCCTTCGCGCTGAGCCGCGACATCGCCCGCAAGATCGAAGATGAGTTAACCTATCCGGGCCAGATCAAGGTCACGGTGATCCGCGAGACGCGCGCCATCGACTACGCACGCTGAGCGTGCGCCCGGCGCGTGTTTCCCAACTAACGCAGTGAGTGTTTTCGGAACGGAAGAAACGATGAATGAGCAACCCCGGACGTTTAAGAGCGAAGTGCTGCAGGAGCTTGCCTGGCGCGGCTTCATCTACCAGCTGACCCACGATGAGCTCGATGAGGAGCTGAGCCAGGGGCCGATGACGCTCTATTGTGGCTTCGATCCCACGGCCTCCTCGCTGCATGTGGGTAACCTGGTGGCGATCATGGGGCTGGCGCACTTCTATCGTCACGGCCATCGCCCGATGGCGCTGGTGGGCGGGGCGACCGGGTTGATCGGCGATCCTTCCGGGCGCAGCACCGAGCGCAACCTGATGGATGAAGAGACGCTCCAGGGGAATGTGAAGTGCATTGGCGGGCAGCTCAACACCGTGCTCCAGACCGCGCGCGCGCTCCACGTTGACCAGGCCCCGGAAGATGGTGAGGCCGTGGAGCTGGTCAACAACGCGGACTGGCTGAAAGAGTGGAGCTTTATCG contains the following coding sequences:
- a CDS encoding cell division protein ZapA translates to MSSQSTKTGSGRRAPTSVSDTASGSGPIQIEIRGQKLTIRSDREATFVRSLARYIDHKAEELQAAAPSAPFDKLMMLASMTVAEELFEARDELHRMHTQLSETTETLLDLINQVEEA
- a CDS encoding 5-formyltetrahydrofolate cyclo-ligase, whose protein sequence is MRKALRARRGALGAEVRARASEAVCQRLEADPVFAGARRVAGYRAVRGELDVDAALRAKLAQGGRVFLPRIGPDDRLEFVDAGQLDGLIPGAFGIEEPVGLASDPSEIDVFLVPALAFDRRGHRLGSGRGYYDRALADLLNTTLIGVGYDWQLLDDELPTEAHDHPVDIIATDARWHVSGPRSSLHTSKE
- the rny gene encoding ribonuclease Y, with the protein product MELMVYLIVGGLIGVVLGWLLAGSKAQARQQELVDQRVEALKQDTVESTRRRVEQEVRGELQEPVREELVEKYSAEARAEADRLVQRLKREAEAEADKVIKDAEIKSRQLVLEAQKEGEAELKTRRLEQQKIEQRLSNRESNLDARAERLDEREEAVKAREQQVADGEAGLAGSQVELERQRAEVEVLLEKVAGYSAEQARAELVARMVSQAELEANRKIKAIEEQAEEEADKRAQKIISVAVQRYAGDFVAEKCVNVVSLPSDDMKGRIIGREGRNIRALEAATGVDIIIDDTPEAVIVSGFDPVRREIARRSLEKLIADGRIHPTRIEEVVGKTDQEVAQSIKEAGERAAFELGIHGLHPELIKIVGRLKYRTSYGQNMWSHSIEVGYLCGLMASELGVNVKMARRAGLLHDIGKALTHEQEGSHALIGADLCRKYGEHEVVRNAVAAHHNDEPQNSVIAHLVIAADALSGARPGARREILETYVKRLEDLERISMGFKGVEKTYAIQAGREIRVMVEHSAVDDQAAFALSRDIARKIEDELTYPGQIKVTVIRETRAIDYAR